ATCACATCCTCATGCTGGTCCCTAAGGCCCTGGTGGGCTCAGGCATCGAACACCCCTTGGGACAGGGCCTGGAACGGGGCGCTTTCCTGGTCACTCCCGGGGAGTACCTTGCCCTGGAGCAGGGATTCTTCTGCTCAGCTGTCCTAGAGATCGTTGCCAAGAAGAGGCCAAAGAGGAGGACGCGGACACGGACGCTGAGTTCCTGCCACCTGGGATGGATGCCACAGCCGGCTCCGTTGCTGGGCTCCACCCTTCCACTGGAAGTGTGCCTGGCTTCGACCTGTTGGGCCTAGTCTCAGAGCCATCCCTTCGGGCCCCCAACACTAGTCCAGAGAGACGCTCTCCTCACCACGacgacaacctggacttgcaccTTCCGGAGCCCTTCCCCGACTCACCACTCCAACCTCTACCTCCCTCTCCAAGTCCAGGTCCTCACCAGCGTCCCCAACGCCCTCATAGTCCTCCACGCAAGACCCGGAAATGCCTGTTCCCTGAATCAACCGCCTCCCACAATTCCTGGCCAACTCAACGGGGACCAGGAGAGAGTCTTCTGATGTTGGCTCTGTGTCCCTTGCACACACCGTAAGAATCATACGAACAGATGCTTTATGGATGCAGGCTGCACTGCAGAATTTTCATCAGTGACTGACTAAAACACCTGAAAGGAAGCTCACCCGGGCAAAGAAAAGCCGCTTGAAATACAGTGTGCTTTCTGACAGCCAGACTGCTGCTTAGGTTTTCTCTAGGGAGGTCACTCTTAAGCAGCTCTACCCGCCTCCACCTCCCAGTTTGCTTCAAACTTAAGCAACAGCACTTTTCTCTAAAAAGCCATCCTTTCCCAGGCACCCTACCACTGCCCCTTCCACTCCTTTTCTGGTCGATAGAGTAATTGCTAAATTTCTTTTGTCTACATGGTTTTGTCCCTAGTGTCCATGATAGTTTGACTACCCACTGCCCATTGTGAACTTTTCTGGATTTTTCCCTCCTGACATGAGTCATGCTCTGAATAATGGACTGTATTTtggcaaaataataattatatttgaaattatatgtCTCCTTTTTGATAAGGTTGGGGCAAGTCAATGGAATCCTTTTACAGGCTTCCTTGTTCTTTGAACATACTAGATCATCTACACATTGTGTTAGGActaaatcacaagggaaatttagATCTTTTAACTCTTGATCGACAACCAGGGACAAATAGAAGGGAGCTGCAGTGTACTCCACGGGCATGACTGTCCAGGTATGTTGTTGTCCTCTCCAGGTAGCAAAATCATATTGACTGCCTTGGTCTAGAGGCACACGAAAAAAAGGCAGAGCAAAGATTCATTAGAGTGAAGAAAGTGGCTTCATGTGGAATTGATGACAGGATGGTATTTGGGTTAATTTCTGTCAGGTAGTGAGGTATACATATTTTGTCGATGGCCTTAAGGTCTTGAACAAATCAAAATCCTTGTCTGtttggcttcatttctttttttttttttttttttttgtgatacgcgggcctctcactgttgtggcctctgctgttgcggagcacaggctccggacacgcaggctcagcggccatggcttgtTCTTTGAACAAAGTAGATTATCTACACTTTGTGTTAGGActaaatcacaagggaaatttagATCTTTTAACTCTTGATCGACAACCAGGGAAAAATAGAAGGGGGCTCCAATGTACTCTAGGGGCATGACTGTCCAGATATATTAGTGTCCTCCTCAGGTGAAGGCGAAAAGATATTGACTGTCTTGGTCTAGAAACACAATTGAAAAAGGCAGAGCAAAGATTCATTAGAGTGAAGCACGTGGCTTCCTGTGGAATTGATGATAAAATGGTTTTGGGGTTAACTTCTGTCAGGTAGTGAGGTATACATATTTTGTCGATGGCCTTAAGGTCTTGAACAAATCAAAATCCTTGTCTGTTTGGCTTCATTTCTTGCTGGATGAGAGTGTTACAAAGGCAGTGCATGGGAAGACCTTTGTAGAAGGCATTCAACTATATGTTTGAGCTCTTCTTTTGGCATCAAGGGATATTGTGGGAAGTTTGGGTAATGGTTTTGTAGAATGTATCTGAACTTTAATAAGTTCTGCTCCcattattttacctgtttttcttttttcccattactTTTTCTATATCAGGGGAATATCTAGCCGATAGAGGGTCAGATAATGGTGTCAAAATCTGGGGTATTTATCAAATAGAGTGGGAATGCAAAGGTATACTCAGAACAGACTCAATTGGCTACGAACAGAGAGGTCCTCTGAAAACTCAAGAAATATTCCCTCTGGTGAGCTTCTAATATAACAATTCTCTGTGTAAAGTTAAGTTTTACCCTGTTAGATTGGCAGGTGTGTTGTCACGGAGCAGGAAGGAATGTTTCCAGTCAAAGGGCTCAAGGGTTACATATAAAGGCTGGGAGACAGGGAAAATCTGTGCGTTTTTTGAAATACTGATCATGTGTGTGGGATGTTTACGCCAAGGAAGAGGCTGAGCAGAGGTGGCAGGGTTTATTACAGAAAGAGTAGCAGTTGTATTGACGGACTTACACTACTAAGTTTCAAATCTTACTCAAAAgatacaataatcaagacagtgtgctaTTGGCACATGAATAGTCATACaacaggtcaatggaacagaattatgAGTCAGAAACAAATCTTTAGATTGATGGTCAATTTAGTTCTGACAAATGTGCCAAgacaattaaatgtaaaaggtATAATCTTTTTAACAATTGAATCATCACATTCAAAAAAAACGTTAAACTATTAGTTCACACCATACCCACACACAAAACCACAAATTAGATCAAAGACCTAgatgtaaaaactaaaactattaatttcttcaaaaaaaaggggggggaaaaaaaaaggggggggaaatctttatgaccttggttGGGCAGAAggttcttagatacaacaccaaatttacaatccattttttaaacttgGTAGTTTGAAAGTCATCAAAATTTTATACACATGCACAtcaaatgtcattaaaaaataaaaaaattttaaatacacctaaaactaatataatgttatatgtcaattatatctcaatgaaacaaTGGAGGAAAGTCCATACAATGGCAGAAAATATGTGCAATCACATGTCAGATAAAGGacttgtgtccagaatatataaagaacttttacaactcaaaaataaggcaaatgagagattttttaaatggacaaaagatttgaatagataaTAACCATAAAAGATACACAACATAGGCTTAGCTAATACACTCATGAGAAGATATTCAATGTCATTagtcagtagagaaatgcaaggTAAAGCCACGATGACATACCAAAACACACTCAcgagaatggctataatcaaaaaagacagacaataccaagtgctagTAAGAATGAGGAAAGAGTGAAACCCAcatgcattgctggtgagaaCGTCAAActgtacagccattttggaaaaccatTCCATGGGTTTACTTTTAAGTGGAACATAAACTTGCCATTTGACGCAAGAATTCCATTCCTTGGAATCTGTGCAAGAGAcctgaaaacatatgtccccaCAAAGACATGTATAGgagtgttcaaagcagcattactcataaagCCCCCAAATAGAAATAATCCAAGTGTCCAAATACTGATGaatgtatggaaatgcaaatgtgGTATTTCCATACAAGAGATACTACTCCTCAAGTCAAATGAAAGAACATATacaacatgctacaacatggaaaaACCATGGATAACAGCTGCTACAACAGGAATAAACTACCAAAACAGTATATTAACTGAAacaagccagatgcaaaagactaCACATTGAATGATTCATTTCTATGAAATATCCAgtaaaaaggcaaatttatagacaCAGAGGCAATCAGTGATTATCTTGGTCTGGGGTTTTGAGAAAGGATTTAATGCAAATAGGCATATAGGAACTTTCTGAGGTAATGAAGATGTTCTAAAACTGGCTGTGGTGATGATTACCCAACTCCATAACTTTACTAATAAGcattaaattgaaaaaagaaaaattaacatcacCTGTAAGGAACAAATGGATATGATGTGTCTCCAGAGAAAGACACAGGATCACTGACTAGTATTCaaggcaaaaatatttatataattttactctTACCATGAAGAAACATCAGAGAATCTCAAACTGAGGAACACTAAGAAATAACtacttataattttcaaaaatattaatggcTTGAAAAACAACAGAAGGCTAAGGAGCTATTGCAGAAAAATGTTAACTAAGGAGACACGACACCTGAAAGAAATGCATGATCCTTACCTGCATcttataggcaaaaaaaaaaaaaaaagaaaaaagaaaaaaaggggggtggtTAATTGGATGAAAGTAGaccaaaggtacaaacttccacttataggataaataagtacaagggatgtaatgtatagcacacTAACTATAATtagcactgctgtatgttatacgTTAgggttaagagaataaatctaaagagttctcatcacaagaaaatattttttttctatttctttaattcgTACCTGTAGGAGAGGAGGGACTTTAACTAAActgactgtggtaatcatttcatgatgtatataagtcaaatcattatcctgtacaccttaaacaaacagtgctgtatgtcaattatatctcaataaagctggaaggaaaaataatagcaaatttaaaatttttaaatagatacagagatagagatatataataaatgatattgttagtataattgacaaaattggaaAATGGACTATGGATTAAAGCATGGCagcaatgttaaatttttaaaaattagataacttttatttttttattttattatttatttatttatttatttatttatttatttatttatttatttatttatttatttatttatttatttatttatttatttatttatttatttatttatttatttatttatttatttatttatttatttattgatgatTACCCAACTCCATAACTTTACTAATAAGcattaaattgaaaaaagaaaaattaacatcacCTGTAAGGAACAAATGGATATGATGTGTCTCCAGAGAAAGACACAGGATCACTGACTAGTATTCaaggcaaaaatatttatataattttactctTACCATGAAGAAACATCACAGAATCTCAAATTGAGGAACACTAAGAAATTACTAcccataattttcaaaaatattaatggcTTGAAAAACAACAGAAGGCTAAGAAACAATTCCAGATAAAAGTTAACTAAGGAGACACGACACCTGAAAGAAATGCATGATCCTGACCTGCATctgacaggcaaaaaaaaaagaaagaaaaagaaaaagaaaaaaggggtgGCAGTTAAGTGGATGAAAGTAGaccaaaggtacaaacttccacttataagataaataagtactaggataatgtaatgtatagcacactaactataattaacattgctgtatgttatacattagagataagagaataaatctaaagagttctcatcagaagaaaaaaatttttttctatttctttaattttgtacctataGGAGATGAGGGActttaactaaacttattgtggtaatcatttcatgatgtatgtaagtcaaatcattatgctgtacaccttaaacaaaCAGTGCTGTATgtaagttatatctcaataaagctggaaggaaaaatactaaatttaaaaattttaaatagatacagagatagagatatataatgatatataatgaAGGGTATTGCTagtaaaattgacaaaattgGAAAATGGACTATGGATTAAAGCATGGCagcaatgttaaattttttttaaattgataactgttctaaaatatatatgagagAATATTAGtgttaggaaatacacactgaacaATTGTGGGGAAAAGAGTCTGActaaagagttctcatcacaagaaaatattttttttctatttctttaattcgTACCTGTAGGAGAGGAGGGACTTTAACTAAActgactgtggtaatcatttcatgatgtatataagtcaaatcattatcctgtacaccttaaacaaacagtgctgtatgtcaattatatctcaataaagctggaaggaaaaataatagcaaatttaaaatttttaaatagatacagagatagagatatataataaatgatattgttagtataattgacaaaattggaaAATGGACTATGGATTAAAGCATGGCagcaatgttaaatttttaaaaattagataacttttatttttttattttattatttatttatttatttattgcattaaatattcaataaaacagTAGGACATTGATAATTCTTTGACATGACGTTTATTTCTGTGCAATATGCTTAATAGGCAAACACTAGCAGGAgtcctacttttaaaatatatatgaaagaatattCGTGTCAGGAAATATACACTGAACAATTCTGGGGAAAAGAGTCTGAATATATACAACTTACTCTCTAATGATTCAAGGAACAAATATTtacgtatgtgtatatttatctatctatataaacatacatatccTGTGGTCTTTCTGagagacaggaataaagaatgataaagcaaatgtggcaaagtGTTAAAAGTTAATAGAGGATaaatgagaattctttatattgtTTTGGCACTGTTTCTGTAagtttggaaatatttcaaaataacgcattaaatattcaataaaacagTAGGACATTGATAATTCTTTGACATGACGTTTATTTCTGTGCAATATGCTTAATAGGCAAACACTAGCAGGAGTCCTACCAAAGTCTAGAACAGGAAAAGATGCCACTCTTCCAATAATATTTGACATTGTACTGGCGATACTAGCCAACaaaatcagacaagagaaagaaattagatgTTTAAAAtcttaaagggaagaaaaataagaccatttgcaaaccatatgattgtaaaactaaaaaaaaactgaaaaaagaattccCTAAGAAAGCTGAATTCAAAATTAAGATACAGAAATCACTGTCTGTCACTTATGTAACACAGAAGCTGAAgtccttggttaaaaaaaaaacataaaaaaacccaaactgcaTTTGGCTTCAGCCTTAGCCTTTAAAAGGCCAAATAACTACCTTAATGACAGTTTTGTCATCCTTAAAATAGTAAAGGATTAATAATCGTGTGACAACACAGGCCATCATCGTATCAAATCATtgttatctatctatataaacatacatatccTGTGGTCTTTCTGagagacaggaataaagaatgataaagcaaatgtggcaaagtGTTAAAAGTTAATAGaggataaatgagaaaatgcaatgCAATTCACCACTCAGTAACATGTTCAGGAAGTAAAGAAAGCACAACTTAATATACCAGAATTACCAGTGTTACTGTGAGGTAAGCAGAAAGTGAGTGGGCCAGTACCTCATTCTGCTTCAGGCAAAGACAAAGGTGTTGCTATAAAAGAGATGTTTGAAGCTGCCTTTTCTTATacaacattttcatttaaaagcctGTATTGCATGTTGGAAAAGGTCTCTCCAATTAAAGATAGAAGGGGTAATGTACTTTGTGGATGACAATACCAAACAACAATAAGATCCAACATAGTGCAGAAGAAGACCCACAGTACTTTGCCATTCGGGAAGAAAACAAATCCCCTGTGTTATGTTTGAAAGTCCATAGAAAAGGATCTTGTCACATCAGTACTGGAATGGGAGTCTGTGGGGAGTTGAAGGGCGCTCTGGCTTTAACTATGCTGTTTAgatattctaaaatatgtattcagATATTATTCCtcaagtgaataaaaataaataggaatttttaaaaagctagttaTGCATTCTAGGGGGATAGCAGAATAGCCCTCATCAGATGGACGATCGGCAGCCATCTTGTAACATACCCAGAAACGAGATTTATTTGCTAATTCCGCCCCCACAGTGGTTCAAGCAGTTCATGTTGATTGGATAGTCAGGTTGGAATGACACCAAGAAAGCCCAATGAGTGGGCCTGATGATCCATCCTGACAGTCTTTGGACATCTTAGAGTAAACAAAAGtaaggcagaaggaaagatatctgATCTGGTGCTCGGCAAGCCATTCCTCAATTATATAGATGTTATGCCCTGAAAACACCCGGATCAGCACTTTCTAGCAGATCAGACCCCTTTttaggatgatgatgatgatgatgatgatattgttTACCATTCATTGAATGTCGGCTACATTCCAGGCACTATTCAAGATGATGAGAACAGGGCTGACAATGTCAACTGGGAAAGACAGATTATAAACATCATAATCAGTAAATAGTTactatttactaagcacttactgtgttccaagaacattttacatacattatctcacaaCCCCCCTGCACAGTACATGGCATTCTCCCCATTTCACATGTAAGGAAACTGAGCTTAGCaaaggtgaaatgacttgcccgTGGCTGACCATGggcattccctggcggtccagtggttagaactccaagcttccactgcagtggggacgggttcaatccctggtggggaactaagatcccagcaGGCCTCGCTGCAcggccaattaaaaaaaaaaaagaaagaaagaaagaaaggggctgaCCAGAGGAGGAAATCGGGTGCGACTATGCCAGGCCCCAAGTAACTGCCTTTGTCTCAGTACAGGACCACATTCCCTTGGGAGAGGAGCGCACAGTGAAGATTCACAGGGCCCAGAACAATGATGAGCCCAGATGTGAGACTATTGAGGTCAGGAGAGACGTGGACAAGAGGTGGCACCAGGCTGGGACAGGAGCCACCACGTTCAGGGCCCCATCCCTGGCCAGGCCAACAGCCCCGAGCCCCACCCTGTGTCCTGGCCAAGTTTGGCTTCCTCCTTCTGGCCCCTAAAACAGAGCATGTTCACACTCACTCTCCTGAATGGAGCCCCCACTGAACATTCCCCGACCATGGGATATTCAAGCTTCGCCAACAGAATTCTCCAGGACAAAAGTAGTTGTTTCCTGCAAGCTCCCCAACatctccccaccccgccctctGTCCAAACAACAGGCGCACAGCAACGGCTCCCATCACCTGGGAACATAGAGGAAGGTGCCAGTGGCAACCACATTCACCCCATGAGAACTCAGTTTCCTGGCAGGGCTCCCTATGCCAGTGTACAGCCCCTGTAAGTTCCCCCAGCCAGCATCCTGACCTAAGCAGGGGAATTTCTTGGCCCGTGGCTGAAACACCGGAAATGCATCCAGGAGAGCGGATGCAGACCAGGAGTGTAGGGGAAACCCCTCAAGGAAGGCCCAGGAAGTTTGAGTTCCCTTCATGACTTTGTCACTAACAGGCTGGGATGTGACCTCAACCATAAACCGCCCTATTCCTGAACCCCTCAAATGCTGAATGAAAACCAATGCAGTGATCTTAAACTTTCTCACAAAACAGAATCTTTGTGGAGGTGCTTAAGGAGAATTCCTACACCCATGACTCCAGGAATTCTGAGCAGTGgttctgggatgcagcaaagaaTCTGCGTTTTACACCATTTGGCCAGAGAAGGCCAGTGTCTGCCAATTCACAAATCACTAGCTTGAACGCCCATCGAGGGAAGCCTGATTTAAATGGAATTCAGTACAAAGGAATGCTATGTGGCCCTCAAAATGAGAACATATAAGCTATTTTGTAAGAAGGGACAAAGTGAGCAATCACGTGGTTAAAGGACAGGGAAGGAAATGTTTCACCTTCCTCTGAAACCATAGGAAAGTATTACCTATTCCAGAATCATTATTGGATGTTTTCTCCTATTAACACTTGTTAGGCAGTCGAGCCACACCTTCTCTTGGCAACCACCTTCAGGGATCTGACAGTCATTGACATCACAGGCAAGGAGAGGCTTAAGGATGTCATCCAAAAATTCACCTCACTGTTGGACCAAAAGAAGTTAAAAGGTCACTTCCAGGGAGAGGTCTCAGGGGACGAGGGAACTACATCTCACTGTCCTGGTGCAGCGCTCCACTGGTGGGACTTGAACTTGAATCAGTTTCCCGGTTAAGGTTTTCCGTATCTGAGGTCAACACAAGGAAAGCCAGGAACTCGACCCAGGAAGCCTAGTCCTAGAGCGGCACGATTGCTCCGCCCCTTGAGGTCGATGAAAGTATTTCTCTAGAGTAAACAACCCACCACAGCCGGGGCTACTGGGCAACACAGAGGCCTCCACCTCTAGGGGCGGAGCCTAGGAAGGGGCGGAGCTTAGCGTGAGAACGCTTTGCGACTCAGGTTCCGCCGGCGTCACTCACAACATCCTTGGCCCACTCCTGCGCAAACCAGTCCACGTGAGGACCTGAAGAGTCACACACGCAAAGCCGAGCCCAGCAGCTCCCCTAGAAGCCAGGACCAAGGGATCCCGAAAGGCGCCCCCTGAGCTCCGAAGGCTCCTCCCTCGTCCCACAGTCCTGCGCCCCACCGCCCTGCGTCGGCCTCACCTGTCAAACCGATCTGTCACTGCCTGCAGGACCCAGCCCTTCCTCGCCTtctgccaggccccaggcccgCGGCGACATTGAGAAGATGGGCAGCCGGCCCCGCAGGCCCAGCGCCTCCCCTGCGGGCCGGTGGGGACCGCATCCCGGAGGACCGGGCCCTGCCAAGCGCCGGCGAACGGAGGAGCCCGCGGGCCCCGAGTCCAAGTCCAGGGCGGCGCCCAGCCTGGACAACCTGACCTGGCCCCCTACCGCGGACATGCTCATCTTCGTGGTGGTCCTGCCCGCCGGCTGTGCCCTGCACGTGCCTCTGGACGACGTCGACCTGCTGCTGGAAGTCGAGGCCACGTCCGTGAGGCAAGTGTCTCTCGGAGATCGCATCCTCATGCTGGTCCCCGAGGCCCTCACGGGCTCGGGTGTGGAAGGCCCGTGGGGACAGGGCCTGAGACGGGCCGGTTTCCTGAGCGCTCCCGGGGAGTACATGGCCCTGGAGCCGGGATTCTTGTGCGCAGCTGTCCCAGAGATCGCCTGCCAAGAAGAGGTCAACGAGGAGGACGCGGATGCTGACGCCGACTTCCTGCCGGCTGGGACGGATGCTGCTGCAGTCTCAGTCGCTGGGCTCCGCCCCTCGGCTGGCTGTATGTCTGGCTTCGACCTGTTGGGCCTAGTCTCAGAGCCGTCCCCTCGGGCCCCCAACACTGGTCCAGAGAGACGCTCTCCTCACCACGacgacaacctggacttgcaccTTCCGGAGCCCTTCCCCGACTCACCACTCCAACCTCTACCTCCCTCTCCAAGTCCAGGTCCTCACCAGCGTCCCCAACGCCCTCATAGTCCTCCACGCAGGACCCGGAAATGCCTGTTCCCTGAATCAACCGCCTCCCACAATTCCTGGCCAACTCAACGGGGACCAGGAGAGAGTCTTCTGATGTTGGCTCTGTGTCCCTTGCACACACCGTAAGAATCATACGAACAGATGCTTTATGGATGCAGGCTGCACTGCAGAATTTTCATCAGTGACTGACTAAAACACCTGAAAGGAAGCTCACCCGGGCAAAGAAAAGCCGCTTGAAATACAGTGTGCTTTCTGACAGCCAGACTGCTGCTTAGGTTTTCTCTAGGGAGGTCACTCTTAAGCAGCTCTACCCGCCTCCACCTCCCAGTTTGCTTCAAACTTAAGCAACAGCACTTTTCTCTAAAAAGCCATCCTTTCCCAGGCACCCTACCACTGCCCCTTCCACTCCTTTTCTGGTCGATAGAGTAATTGCTAAATTTCTTTTGTCTACATGGTTTTGTCCCTAGTGTCCATGATAGTTTGACTACCCTCTGCCCATTGTGAACTTTTCTGGATTTTTCCCTCCTGACATGAGTCATGCTCTGAATAATGGACTGTATTTtggcaaaataataattatatttgaaattatatgtCTCCTTTTTGATAAGGTTGGGGCAAGTCAATGGAATCCTTTTACAGGCTTCCTTGTTCTTTGAACATACTAGATCATCTACACATTGTGTTAGGActaaatcacaagggaaatttagATCTTTTAACTCTTGATCGACAACCAGGGACAAATAGAAGGGAGCTGCAGTGTACTCCACGGGCATGACTGTCCAGGTA
This DNA window, taken from Physeter macrocephalus isolate SW-GA chromosome 1, ASM283717v5, whole genome shotgun sequence, encodes the following:
- the LOC112067033 gene encoding proline-rich protein 23C-like, producing the protein MGSRPRRPSASPAGRWGPHPGGPGPAKRRRTEEPAGPESKSRAAPSLDNLTWPPTADMLIFVVVLPAGCALHVPLDDVDLLLEVEATSVRQVSLGDRILMLVPEALTGSGVEGPWGQGLRRAGFLSAPGEYMALEPGFLCAAVPEIACQEEVNEEDADADADFLPAGTDAAAVSVAGLRPSAGCMSGFDLLGLVSEPSPRAPNTGPERRSPHHDDNLDLHLPEPFPDSPLQPLPPSPSPGPHQRPQRPHSPPRRTRKCLFPESTASHNSWPTQRGPGESLLMLALCPLHTP